The DNA segment TTTCTCCTACACAACTAGAAGAGATACTTTAGGGATTTACGTTCAAGACCAAATTACTTTTGCAGATAATTTGAAGCTCTTAGTTGGTGGTCGCTTTGATGCCTTCCAGAGAAAAGAAGAAGGTTTCTCAGAAACAGCGAGTGAAGAATCTCTCAGTGCTTTTAGTCCCCGTATCGGTATAGTTTATCAACCAATTCAAGCGATTTCTCTTTATGCCAGTTATTCTCAATCGTTTAAACCCGATCGCTTTTTTGGTCGTTCGGCAAGTAACGAACCCTTTAAGCCAACAAGAGGAACACAGTACGAAGTTGGTATCAAGGCAGATATTAGCGAAAAACTTTCAGCAACCCTAGCAGCCTACGAGATTACCAAAACTAACGTTGTCACTTCCGATCCCAACGATCCCAATTTATCTGTGCAGGTTGGAGAACAAAGAAGTAGAGGGATTGAATTAGATATTGGCGGGGAGATTGTGCCAGGTTGGAATATCATTGCCTCTTACACCTACACCGATGCAATTACCTCAAAGGACAATACCATTCCCGTAGGTAATCGCATCGATAATGTACCCGAACACGCTGCAAGTTTGTGGACAAGCTATGAACTGCAAAGCGGTGATTTAAAAGGTTTGGGCTTTGGTTTGGGACTGTACTATGTGGGAGATAGATATGCCGACGTGGAAAATACAAGCTTGTTGTCCAGCTATTTCCGAACAGATTCAGCAATATATTACAAACGAGATAACTGGAGGTTGGCTCTAAATTTCCGCAATCTTTTCAATGAAACTTACTATGAAACATCTCAAGCCAGAAATACAATCTATCCTGGTGCGCCTTTTACTGTCATCGGTTCGTTTTCAATTCAGTTTTGACCTTGATTTTTGTTGAGTTGATCATGTTCTGGAAAACTTGCTGCAATGCGATGCTTTTGGTGGGTGTTGCTATCGCTTTCCTGCATAAATATATTGTCTTGGTTGTACTCACGTCCATCTTGATCACAGCTTGTCAAGGTGATATTATCGACAACCCCAATTTAGAAAGTAATGTACCACAGTCTACTGATTGTCGAGTGGTTGAACACGCAGTAGGAAAAACCAAGATTTGCGGTAAACCTAAAAAAATCGCAGTTCTCGAACCTAAGATGCTGAGTCTGATGTTAGCCTTGGATGTACAACCTGCTGCTTACGCGGATGCTTATTTAGTGAATGCGCCTCAATTCGATAACCCTAGCCAACAAATTCCCTACCTGGGTAAGTATGTCACAAGTCAGCCGATTAATTTAGGCGATCGCTCTAGTCCTTCCCTAGAAGCTTTGACTCTACTCAAACCCGATTTGATTTTAGGCTTAAATTATCAGGACAATCAGTTATTTAGTGCGATCGCTCCAACCGTATTCATAGATAATGAGCAAAATTGGCAGGAAAGCATTAAAATTGTTGCCAAAGCCCTTGATAGCCAGAAAAATATACCATCAATTATTACCTCACAACAGCAACAGTTAGCTAAAGTCCGCGCTCAATTAGAATCTCTCGTCAGTACCCATCCGCGAGTCCTAAATATTGTTTGCAGTCAATTAATGGACTATATAGAGGTTACATACAACGGAAATACAATTGAAATTCTCGAAAAAATTGGATTTCAACCTGTATTTTTGCCAGATATAGAACGAAAACCAGGGTTACGTCCACAAATTACCCTGGAAACCCTCGCTCAACTCGATGCAGATATTGTAATTGTTAATACTTGGGTAGATAACTGGAATGGTAAATCTACTTATACCGTTCCCCTCAAAGAACTCAAGCAAAAATGGGCTAAAAATCCCCTCTTGCACAATTCACAAGCTTGGAAAGAAGGACGGGTTTATTTTGTGGACTACACCCTCTGGGGTAATGTAATTGGCGCACCTATTGCTAATGCTCTGATATTAGAACAACTACCATCACTTTTGCTATCCAACACCTTGAAACCATAGACATAGCTGGAAAATGCTGAGTGCTGAGTAAAAATCATCTGTAGCTGGTATATTGCTATTGATGAAGATAAAGAAGTAGCCTTTAGTAGTGGACTGACGCGACTAAAATGTTGCATTAGAGTTTGGATAAAATTAACCGCAGATAAACGCAGATGGACGCGGATGAAATTTTGGTTACTGCACTAAATTAGCTATGTCAGTCCATTACTATTGTGCAGTTTGGATAAGTCCTGACCTATCACCTACTACAGCTTCAGAACTGTTTGAATAGACTCACTCAAAGATGTGGTAGGACGGCTTATCAGTTGACTTAGGGTTTGGCTGGCATCAAACAACCCTCCTTTTGCTGCTCCTGTCTCAGATTCTGCTAACATCACAGCAATAGACTCAGGTAAGCCTGCATTTTTTAATACATGAATATACTCATCTTCAGACAAATTCTGATAAATGACCTGCTTTCCAGACAGCTTACTAATTTCGGTGGCAAATTCGCTCAATGTATAGGCTACATCACCAGCTAATTCATAGACTTTACCCGCTTGGTCATGGGCTAATAAAACGGTGGCTGCGGCTGCGGCATAATCAGCACGGGCGGCGGAGGCTATTTTGCCTTCTCCGGCACAGCCCATGACTGCACCATATTCCAAAGCTACGGGAATACCAGTCATATAATTTTCGTTATACCAACTATTACGTAATATCACATAAGGCACACCAGATTCTTTCAGGACAGTTTCAGTTTGTTGATGTTCTGCTGCTAGAGGCAGGGGACTGCTATCTGCGTGTAAGAGACTCGTATAAGCCAGTAATTTGACTCCAGCTTGTTTACAGGCGTTGATGACATTTTTATGCTGAGGTACGCGACTGCCAATTTCACTGGAGGAGATGAGCAATACTTTTTCTGCACCAGCGAAGGCAATATCTAATGTGTGGGGTTGGGTATAATCAATCTGCCGTACCTGCACGCCTAAACTGGCAAAATCTGATACTTTTTCTGGATTCCGAACCGCAGCTACTAGTTTATTGGCAGGAACGGATTTTAATAGTTCTTGCAATACTAATCTGCCTAACTGACCCGATGCAGCAGTGATGACAATCATATTTTTTAGTTGGTTAATTTTTTGATGTCGATAAACCTAATATAATTGCTTTACTAACTTTTGGTAAGTACTAACAAAAAAGTAAGTATATGAGTAATAACAATAATGATTCAAATACTCTGACACAACGCTTTGAAATGGGCGATCTTTTCGCCCAGCCATGTCCTTCACGAGACATCCTGAAACACGTTTGCAGTCGATGGGGCGTACTGATTCTGATTGCGCTGCGCCAAGGAACTCACAGATTTAGCGAGTTGAGACGAAAAATAGGGGGAGTTAGTGAGAAAATGCTGGCTCAGAGTCTACAATCACTGACGGAAGATGGTTTTGTTTTGCGTGTATCTCACCATGTAGTTCCACCTTTTGTTGAGTACAGCCTGACTCCGATGGGAGAAGAAGTCGCTGATCGCATCGCCGCTTTAGCAGACTGGATTGAACTCAATACGCCAAGGGTTTTGGATGCAAGGAAGAAGGTGGAGAGATAGCTAATTAAGTGACCCAATCGGGACTTTAGCAACAGAGGCGATCGCGTTGGTTGTGGTGGCTGCATATTAGAATTAAAGTCATTACCACGAACAGATTTCATTGCAAAAATCAATAAAATTGGAAACCATTTTTCCGCGATTTCCAAGCCATAAAACCTGCGGTAAACAGCAGCGATAACCCTGAAATTGTAGATTCTGGGTGTACCTGAGATTTGGTCTTATGATTCTGGAGAAATCAAAATTTATCAGTTGCAGGGTGAGGGATACCTTGAAAGAGAAACAATTTTAGTGTTTCCTCATCTGAATATTCAAGCAATTCCATCACTAATTGAAAGATATCGCATGGCAGGAAGACGGGTTTTTCTCCAAGCAATCAGGGAATGGGTGAGAGAACAGATAATGCCACACAAAAACTAAGCTCTTGTTGAGAAATGTACTAAGGCTAAGAAACTATGTAAAGCTATAGGCAACAGAGCAAAATATTCTGAACTTTGTTAGTTTTTACTTATCTAGGTATAAATGTGCCTTCAATTACTTACAATCGCACTGACAGCCAGCAGCCACAAAATGTTATTATCGATGGTTATGTGATTCGTCCAGGATTACACATTCTCAGCTACGAGCAGCTTAGGTTAGTCCGCGAACAAATACAGCACAATTCTCAGCTTGAGTATTTTGTTAGTCAAGGTGTCATTAAATTGATTGGCTAATCATCTTGTGACATTTTCTAGGGATATTTAAGGCTATAGTGGCAATTCATTTTTCACCAGCCAAGCTTTTTCTTTTAGGTGCATATGCCAGATTAAAAGCACCTAAAGAAAATATTTTTGTGTCAAAAACAGATTATTTCGTATGCAGAGACTCTTGTATAAAAATCACTCTTGAATAATCAGAATTTTTTGTTTAACATAATGCTGAAGTAATCGATCATTTTTAATAAAATGCCGCATTTCAGTTAGTTGCTCACTACTAATCTCAGTTATTCCAGGTACAAAAGATATTCCTAAAATAAGTATGTTAGGAGGAAGGTATTTTCCTGTTTGTTTATACTCAACTGTCGCCACACATTCACCTTTTAAGATTTTCTATCAAGCATTACTTGAAACAATCAGCCGCCATATACCATATAATTCATCCTTAAGAAGGATACGAATTAGATAGTCTTGTGATCATCAAATATATAGATTTATATTCAATAATATACTAATATTAGTGAATCGCCCTTGGTCAAATGCCAGTAGTGCGGCTTCGGCTGCAAGTGTCTCTAATTCCGCGCCTGAGAATTGTGTAGTATTGCCGGCGATCGCCCATTTGCTGCCGTAATCCTGCAATCCTTTGATTATAGGCGAATGGCACTAAGAAAACATGAAACTCTTGCTATGAATGGGTGTAGGGGTGATGAGAAGAACAGTATTTATGAGGTATCTTGATTTAATTATTTAGATGTTTACCTTACCCCTCTACACCCTTACACCCTGAAAGGCTTATACCTTAAAGATTTGCGCTTATCTTAGTGCCATTCGATTATAGGCATTGACGATTTTTTCAGCTTCAGATGTCAAATAACTCCGCCGGAAGCATTGAGGGCTACTAATCAGCCCCAGCCAAGTATTATGGATGCTATAGCGGGGATGTTTTACGGTGGCATTACGGAAGAAATTTTGACGCGTTGGGGGTTGATGTCGCTCCTAGTTTGGTTAGGTTGGAAGTTATGCAAGCAAGGCTTAGGACTGCCTAGTCATGTAGTCTATCAGAGTGCGATCGTTTTAGCAGCAGTTGTTTTGGGCTGTTGCATTTGCCGCTAATCTCTAACCTGGCACCGATTACAGGTTGGGTCATCGTTTACGCCATTCTGCTGAATGGTATTGTGGGTACTGCTTGTGGATGGCTGTTTTGGCAATATTCTCTTGAAGCAGCAATGATAGCCCATGCCAACTTTCATGTTTATGTCTTTGCCCTGAATGCTTTGCTGACAAAATTTATTTAATTTGCCAAAAAAGAATAGTGCTGGCAAAACGGGCTTGATGATATACAGGTAGCCAGCCTTGCAAAATTTTATGGAAGCGTTGCATCACATAGCTTTTAGCACCATTGGCGCGGATGTCTTCCATCCCAACGAGTTGTTCACCTAGAAACCCAAAAAAATCGGCACTAATTTGGCGATAAGTTCTCCAATAGGGAACGGCTATGGAACGCAGACGTATTAAAGTAGATAAGGCTATTAAGGCAAAAAAGGCGATCGCTAAACCTGCACGCCAATCTTCGGCAAATAGCACTACAATTACACCTAACATCAATAGCAAGTTGCCTAAGATGTAAATGCTGAAATTGGAAAAGAATTGCGAAAGAGTGTGAACATCCCCTTCTACTCTCTCTAGTAATTCACCGGGTGTAGTGTATTTATGAAAGGATAAATCTAGTTTTAAACAATGCTCAACCAAGTCAGCCCGTAAGGCGTTAGTGGCTCTCCAAGCGACGTTTTCACCGTAGTAGGTAGCAGTAATGGTGATGAGTTGAGTGATGACAGCTACAGCTATAAATAGTAAGGCGGCTAAAAGTAAGTTTCGCCCAGAA comes from the Nostoc sp. PCC 7120 = FACHB-418 genome and includes:
- a CDS encoding ABC transporter ATP-binding protein; protein product: MCGKRSYAVRLIALLASIGLQLVNPQILRYFIDTAVAGGSGRNLLLAALLFIAVAVITQLITITATYYGENVAWRATNALRADLVEHCLKLDLSFHKYTTPGELLERVEGDVHTLSQFFSNFSIYILGNLLLMLGVIVVLFAEDWRAGLAIAFFALIALSTLIRLRSIAVPYWRTYRQISADFFGFLGEQLVGMEDIRANGAKSYVMQRFHKILQGWLPVYHQARFASTILFWQIK
- a CDS encoding iron-siderophore ABC transporter substrate-binding protein, whose translation is MFWKTCCNAMLLVGVAIAFLHKYIVLVVLTSILITACQGDIIDNPNLESNVPQSTDCRVVEHAVGKTKICGKPKKIAVLEPKMLSLMLALDVQPAAYADAYLVNAPQFDNPSQQIPYLGKYVTSQPINLGDRSSPSLEALTLLKPDLILGLNYQDNQLFSAIAPTVFIDNEQNWQESIKIVAKALDSQKNIPSIITSQQQQLAKVRAQLESLVSTHPRVLNIVCSQLMDYIEVTYNGNTIEILEKIGFQPVFLPDIERKPGLRPQITLETLAQLDADIVIVNTWVDNWNGKSTYTVPLKELKQKWAKNPLLHNSQAWKEGRVYFVDYTLWGNVIGAPIANALILEQLPSLLLSNTLKP
- a CDS encoding SDR family oxidoreductase; the encoded protein is MIVITAASGQLGRLVLQELLKSVPANKLVAAVRNPEKVSDFASLGVQVRQIDYTQPHTLDIAFAGAEKVLLISSSEIGSRVPQHKNVINACKQAGVKLLAYTSLLHADSSPLPLAAEHQQTETVLKESGVPYVILRNSWYNENYMTGIPVALEYGAVMGCAGEGKIASAARADYAAAAATVLLAHDQAGKVYELAGDVAYTLSEFATEISKLSGKQVIYQNLSEDEYIHVLKNAGLPESIAVMLAESETGAAKGGLFDASQTLSQLISRPTTSLSESIQTVLKL
- a CDS encoding winged helix-turn-helix transcriptional regulator, with product MSNNNNDSNTLTQRFEMGDLFAQPCPSRDILKHVCSRWGVLILIALRQGTHRFSELRRKIGGVSEKMLAQSLQSLTEDGFVLRVSHHVVPPFVEYSLTPMGEEVADRIAALADWIELNTPRVLDARKKVER